A segment of the Mytilus trossulus isolate FHL-02 chromosome 12, PNRI_Mtr1.1.1.hap1, whole genome shotgun sequence genome:
CATCTTTTattatcgtatataatttcggcaccatcgtatacacttcgttattcatcgtacttgcttcggtctcttttttggtattttaatgAGATGGGACAAACTTCGTACAAACTTgtaattttcgcattcgggtgtccattgtatataaaaatcgggagaGTAAAACGCGGGTATAAGAAAGCTCTTTTAGGACGTTTGATGACCatttttgtcatcagtatcattTTGGGTTACATATCATTCATTCTGTTTATTTTTCCTGACTGTTAACTTAAAAGATGTTTGAAAGATCAAACCCTAGATAAAGGATAAgtatcaagtcaggaagatggtagTTCTTATCTTATAGTTTGcttatgtgtgtgttacattgtcgtttgttttttgtttcacaatagtgtttctgttgtttcgttgttttctcttttagtGGATGTGTATTCATTGGTTTTAGTATGTCACCTGGATTTGTTCTCTCTCAATCAAATATATTAGAATTATAagcttggtacctttgataactatttttgcAGCACTAGCTTTTGATCCAACAAAGCTATGGTCAAAGACATTAACATATTCAAACCATTGAAAGTCATCCGAATCTAGATTACTCATTGGGACGTTTGATGGCCACgatgaaaaaaggaaatgacTTCCAATAGtaatcaaagataccaggcttataatatGATACGCCaaagatttttatcaaaatcttttttctCCCACTTTATCTTATTGTCCCACCAAAATAATTGCACCtaaaatatgtaattataatCAAGCATTGCCAGAGTTTGATCGAGGAGATAACATTCAAAAACCTTTACATGTGACTTTTCCGACTCTCTATATAGTAAAaggtaaattcacaaaaatacttaacccCAAAGataattcaaaactgaaagttccaaaattaaaagctcatacacaccaaacgaataaaaaagttgaaaagagacaacagataccagagggaaaaTCAAAcacatagatcgaaaataaactgacaaggccattgctgaaaaaacaaacaaacaaataacagtacattgtagtacacaacatagaaaactaaagtttAAGCAACACGATCTCCAACAAAAACTGGGGGTTAtatcatgtgctccggaagggtaaacagatcctgctccaaatgtTGCACCTGAATTGACCTCCTACACATTAAATAACTGGtgatttaaagatattttaacaTGAACATCTCCAGAAATTGGTATTTAGATACATGGTCCATAATCGGACACACGAGATTTTAACAGCTTTATTTCGTTTTTATTtacacatgtatttatattttttaagactTAATGAGAAGAGTatttcataaacatatttacaaaaaaatttaacGTCATGGCTTAGAAAAGTTATAAACATCAaacatatataatgaatatattcTAAACCCTATatatatgagtatttggaccgtatgTGGATACCCGTACGGTCTAGTACGAGCTGGATCATATGGGCTGATTTAAGGCgaacatattttaatatcttttattgatttttagaaATCATTAACATTACAATTAGATGAAAAGAGTGAATAAGTGAACATGTTATCAATGTCAATTAAGTATTTATTTAAGAATGTTCGCTcctctgttaaaaaaaataagctttTTGAAAGACTATGATAAattgatagtatataaataaagtacctaaaaaagtttgaaaaagtggagatataagccattgaaaatttgagggaaataattctctctagacttttcatatatttaacattggcaGCTTATTCGTTTCAACAACTATGAAAGCATAAcaagaattttataaaattttgaaatatggcaCATTTAACTTTATGTATCAAAAtcatgaaaagaaaagtaggggttagtgggcaatttattttaaaatccgAAAATCTGCCAAACAATCAAAAGATTGGGGAGCAAGCATCCTTAATTGTCTATATGAATCCGACATGTATTTTGTCACTTACACCATGGCAAAACTTGCTGTCATATttgttacaataaaaaaaatgtcgtataattgccgatgagacaaatctccacaagagcCCAATGACAAAGACATCAACAATTTACATGTTGTGTGCATGCATGTTCTTTTGCATTGTCATGTCTTACCAGGCACTGCCTATAAGAGATAAgcttttcaaaatgttaaagtAACAAATAGTTCTACCTTTTTAAATCTTTGCATTTGTTTTATACAGGTTTTACTATTTTCcttaattattgtattttcaaTAGATTCTTTCAAGTATTTTTGTCGGTTTTTATAGGAAtatcaaaatcttaaattattaGGTATCCTACAAAAATGTCTTCCAACATTATAAATAATTCCTGTAACTTCAATTTCAGTGAGCAAATTAAAATTCCATGCAATTTGCTAAATACAGGAGATTAACATATTCAATTGACATTTTGGTTGATAAATAGATAGGAAATCGTTGTATAAATTCGACTCTAATGAACTTGACCACCGTCTCAAAATTatccagaccgtacgcgtacggttgGACTGTTTGAGTATTTGGAGAAGTACGTATACGGCCCCGACCGTATGCGTTCGTTCATAATACGCATTCTGTCCAGAACATAAACTTAAAATGTCAGTGAATTATATATTTGCTGCTATTTGAAAAAACCTAAAaacgcaatttttttttaagtttaaatttcaCATATGAACTTTTTTGTCTGGCTACAATATTCATCATACAAGACTCCTGTGTTACTGACAAGTGTTCCACAATTTGCCGAAAAAGACGGAAAATCATGGTCATAATTGTTTGGTTGACTTGGAGTCTTAAATTTGAAGTAGTTCATTGAGTTTGGTATGATCCATTTCCACATCCCCTCAGTTTCCAAATCAGAAGCACCGACAAAAAAATTGGTCTCTTTATCATCATCTGAaagaataattgttttattattgccCTTGTCTACAAAGTATTTTCTGAATTCTCATTTTTCAATCTAATACACTTTTCTTTAAAAGTGTACACTAAGTGTCGTGATTGGTTACAAACGTCATACATAATTAAAATTCAACTAATGAcgttatgttatttttttgtttgcagtACGGACAATACAACGTATAAAAGTCCTATAGATTCTATAGTGGTCTATTACCTATTGTAAAATCACAGAAAATATCTATCCTATAAATAATTTACAGCGCTTTGCAACCAAAACGAATGAAAAACcaataaagaaatactttgaaGATAAGTTGGCAAtgtcatatttttctaaaatccTAAAGTTGACAAATTAACTGCACCCACATAACTGACGGCTAAccaatttatcatttgaaagtAGTCAATGAAAGTAGTCAATGAAAGTGTCCTATTTGTTCTtcgaaaattgttttgttataacttAAACCGTAAGTTGTATTTCCCTTTTTAACCGACTGTGAGGTATGGGATTTTCACATTTCTGAAGGCCGTATGATTGCATATAAtttcttacatccacttcatttgaaattttgtgaATGGTTGTCCAATTGCCaattatacaacatcttctttttataaactaatacatgaaattataaatttagaacTTTGTTTTAGAATAACTGAATACATTGTGTATGATAGTCAAGTGGTTTTACATTTCGGTAAACATCACACGATCTTTCTGAACCCTTAAATTGGTGCATCTGACGTTTTGACGTATagtattaaaagaaataactgattattgtatttgtaacgaaatgatatttaaaattatcgAATTGccttatgcccgcgtcacactgtgcCGATTTTCATATACGATGGActcccgaatgcgaaaattgtaagttcgtacgaagttgttcccgatctcgttaaaataccaaaaagtgaccgaaacaagtacgatgaataacgaagtctatacgatggtgccgaaattatatacgatagcaaaagatggacatacgaatgTTAACCGAAGAGGGGTATTCAAagttcatatctcagccgaagcctacactATGGATCACAAAGGCTACACaatggattacgaaggctacacgatggatttcGACGATGACGCGATGGCCATGCGATGTCTAAAAGTTGCTCAttttttttacctgctggttctaaagacaatattaaatgtatttccagttactgaatgttttggttgatttaaaaaaaatagattatgtatcaaatatgcatattcaatttaccattttctgcatgtgtccccaatatgttacatatacAAGGGGATGCCATGCTCGGCATTGcattgtttgaactgtaaaatatgcgcactagtctgaataatcacccataattatgccaatgtttactgatctatcttaaaaataaggtaatgggttcgttggtcccttttattcaaatagagctctttccaggagaatatcataataataaatacaggatgtggggaaagcaacatgtgcggcaaaatatgacatatagaaaacaaaatgggtATGAAGTAAACATTcatgtgacaacaactcagacgatacataaaaaaaatcagaataatgaagataaagttggtttccctatatacgtgtacctgcagtgttggtgtacgaggcgcgtttatgattttcattatgttacttgataaaaaattgacagaaaataaaattttactgaTAAAAGTCAATCCTGAGCccgtaatagctgctcttcttgtttcatttgaattaatagaaacaacgctgtcgccgTTCgtgttctcatagaatcatatgatatgagctccattttttgtgaacgtctttcttaactgtcgtattagactgaccaatgcatatcgcgcatggtataatactttaaatttattttagcacgaaaattaacttacattaaGCTGGATTTATtgattgccgtcgtagttccatcttgtcgccttcgtacttttattcgatggcaacacgacggagttacgaggtcttcacgaagtcgtgttgctATCGTAAGACtttcgggtagcttcgtgatttattcgtgtagacatcgttatgtcaaaactgcccgatggaaacgatggaaacacgaatgcaatacgatgttcaaaggtGCATTCCAGGTGACATTACGACGGTGAGGATGgcgatacgaactcaatacgaaccctcaacatcggacgcaccttcggggattttttaacatgttaaaaaatttagaacccttcccgaagttgtccccgaaggctagaaaaagtggccgatggttaaagatggttaaagatggcactacgaatagtcCGATCTGGAtgcgatcagtcccgattttgaaaatttccataatcgtgttgccatctgcgtaaaaatcgggacagtgtgacgcgggcataattAAGCATGTTAAGTAAACAATCAGAACAgaatatcatttgaaaacacagaTTGTAATATTGATGTTAAGCTACGCCACATCATTATAAGCAAGCGCATCATTAATAATTattgttagtttttttatttcttcagttACCCAAGATTGTTGTTTACTTATGACAACTTGAAAATATCCGCGAATGTCTAACTACTAATGATTTACTTACAGAAATTACAGATGAAATCGAGACAACTATTATGCTTAGTTTCAGTGTCTAACACTATTAAATGTCCTCCTTTGTTCTCACAGTATCGCTGGGCGTCATACCATGCCAGTTTAATCTCACTTATCATTAAGCATAAATCATTGAACACCAGGAAGTTAGTTTTTGAACAAGctaaataataaagaatttattattatgtatatctgttGAGGatgttcttttattaaatgGGTATGAAAAGAAAACTCGAATTAAACCgcttatgtttatttttgaaatattttcatggttccatgaattatttttcttattactTAAATAGTATGTGTTATACATAAATAAGCTAACAAAATTGCGAGCACACTTGATTACGTACGAACTCATCTCATGACTTACAAACACTTTTAAGGATCCATCTTTCACGTCCACATAACGTCAATGTTGGCGAGTTGACTACAATCTTTGTTGTTTTATAGGGGAAAATTTAGTAAATTaatatacgtcatcagggaccgcccgtTATGGgctttctgtataaaaatgatgtcatttgctcttctgattggaagataatgtttgtaataaatattttttggtagatggatcaaaactagagtggaaaaatataaaaaataaatgctgaatgtacttttttttccttACAGGCTTAAatagtaatgggggtcagtatagggattcagtgcgaatctacattcaATTTGTGTGTAatcaaggccatgtgaatgccaaCAAATGCCACCTGACTCTATGCTTTTATTGTTTCAAAAGATAGGGCTAAATTTGAACTTTCATGATTGATATATGAAAGTTtctaatttctaaaggtaaatcagttttaaatttatttccatacatagattagcatttaagtaaatagaagatattttattgaatttaccCCTTATTGTAGAGTTTGGCTATTTTTGTGATAAGTTAGTTTAGTTTCATGGTAAGACAATGCACACTCATCTGTTTTTTGTAACTAGTTTATAGCTATACAATTTAATACCGTGACATCATGAAGCAGAGTAAAAATAGTGTTCAGAATGGTTAACCAtggttaaattttgcaattacgATTTTGTCCAGTCCTTGTGAGTTGGTATTGATATAAACTGGTTTGCAATTGGTTTTCTAATTCACAATAAATGTATGTGTACATGTTAGAACATTAAAGGAGTTTATCTGACATATTACCaatttgtttttcctttatgCATGCATCGTTATGCCACTATTtataggcattatgttttcagtTCTGtgcgttcgtccgttcgttcgtccgttcgttcgatCGTTCGTCTGTACCGcgtcaggttaaagtttttggtcgaggtaggttttcatgaagttgaagtcacatCAACTTGCAACTTAGTCAACATGTTCacaatgatatgatctttcaaattttaattccaaattagaACCTAAAAGATGAAAGTGCGATAGGCATccatgtactggggacacattcatGTTTTGTATAGTTTAATACTATTCAATACACATCTATTAAACATCCCACATGCAAGACAAttacaaaaatcagtttaacaaaattcatCAAAAGAGTCAAGAATGTCATACTTgaatgaaaagaaagaaaatcacttttttaaaatgttttgttgttttctcttACATAATTAGGTAAAGCATTAGAACTAGATGTTAATAAATACCTCAGGTCTGCGTTTATCGTCTGAGTCATGTTGCGCAGTCCTTTCATAATtggtttgatttttatttataaaaacacccACCTTGTGTTCGCTTTGTGTAAGTATTGACCAGTCCATGATTGGATGAATCTGTTGACCATGATGACAGGCCGAAACATAAATCTTGATGCAGATACATAGACTTGCAGGAATAATATTGTGCACAAATTGCAGCGCATTCTTCAAGAGAATACGACACATACTGAAATACATATTCGGCAGATTGATTTGAAGATAAGCTGGTCGGTAGCTTCTCAAATGTCCAACTGCCAAACGTTCCTTAAAGTATAAATGAACAGTATTATGATTTAGTATTTACAAAACcgagtttgtttaaatttgacaGCATTTTTGAAATGCAAGCCTTGTCTTGATAACTTTTTATTGCCAAACGTGAATATTGGTACAGATATGAAATTCATTCGATtgaggtggtacctaacactttcactaaaaataatttggctcgtttaattttcctaaaattttgacaaagtattcactttgaccctttgacaacaatataaaaatttgaaccaaccattttatcagaaaaattacacgggttatatagcagtttgacaaaaactagttttgatcattgagaagcttaatattccctttacaacacaacgtaattaaaacgtttaccttattttacagagttatctccctgtagtgttaggtaccaccttaaattgtTCCTTAAATTCGGACATTTTCCCTGTTGTTGACTTTTGATTGTTTCTCTTATCACAAAACCAAACAAATTCTTATCAATATAAATCGATATATAACTGTATGGTTAGCTATAGGCAAGAGTTCTCAGACAATATACTATAATATGTTTGGAACTCTAACTTTGAATAGGtgaaaaggtaaaaaaatagaTGCGAAATGTAAAGTTGCTACTTTCTTAATTATACCTCaaaaaagatcttttaaaatcatatgtCATTATTCTGTTGTTTTCTTACATAACGAGAGGGAAATTGTATATGCCgtgtataaatataataatcGATATATAACTGTATGGTTAGCTATAGGCAAGAGTTCTCAGACAATATACTATAATATGTTTGGAACTCTAACTTTGAATAGGTGAACAGGTAAAAAAATAGATGCGACATGTAAAGTTGCTACTTTCTTAATTATACCTCaaaaaagatcttttaaaatcatatgtCATTATTCTGTTGTTTTCTTACATAACGAGAGGGAAATTGTATATGCCGTGTATAAATATAATCTAGAAAATATTAtactaatatataatttttttatgtcgaAATCATCTGCCGAAAACAAACATTACCATGCTGAAAAGAATTACGAAAAAgacaatatacataaaatttaacAGCACATTAAAATAACCAATTGAATATAGCTGGTCTTTTCAATACGTAATCATTTCGAAAacgaaacaaatatacaaagagTCTCAAACTTAGTTGATGTCATTCAACACTAACTTACGAGTTGTAGTTATCAACAAAAGCATTCCAATAATTCCATTCTTCCACATATTCAAGATTTTTAGTATAGTTCTGAGGGTGAATACACTTAAATAAAACTAGATGCAAAATTTTGTTGTCACTCATTCAACGTAGAAAAGACAATTGGTGTCGTGGTGTATGTGTTGTTGAATTAAgtttattcttattttgtatGTCATACTATGATGACGTAATATCTTTAATTAAGTTATTGTATCAGAattatttttaagaatttaaatcaaagaaaaatgatAGGTTAACTTGATAATGGCTTTTAAGTATGTTTGCTTAAATCTTTGTCTTTCTTTTCCACACTTCCTGTGTAAAaaggtttttgtttatatattaacaGCAGTTCGAACGCACccgaaaaaagacaaaataatctGTACCTATAAGTATTCAAAGCAGTTGTTATCATGAtcgatttttttatgtttacctTTCACATAAATAGACACAATAAGGAGTATTGACTAACtgaaaagttatataaaatcACTTTACTTGAATTGATCGTCTTACATACCAGATTTATTTCCCCTTTGCCACCAAACAGTAAATGCTTTATaatgtttgtttactttatattaGAAATGGTCATAGTAAGTGGTATCGACCTTCTGACAACGTGATATACAACAATTTTAACTTCAGTACGATATTGACGAGCATTAAGAGTCTTAAAAGTCACCAGAAGCACAATTTACAACGTTTTTCGTAAGGACAGGTCcaaatttgatattaataaaaGCTTCCTGTCTTCAAAGGAAATGCGAtgttataattcattaaaacttttttttattacattcatACCTGCTTAGAATTATGTATAAATGcccatatatttttcaaattattttgcaaTGAAGTCTTCGCTGACAAATTTACGGATCTAATAAAGCCTTTCTTATGTAGTTTTATAATCTGTGTTTGGTGTCAGTGTAAATATCTATGAATTAAAAGATATGtaatcattttatttgtacaacGTCATCTtaaataccaggactaaaattgTATACGTCAAACGCGTATACAAAAGACTCGTTAGTAACGAGAGAGTAAAAAGATAAAGAAGCGAactaaagtataaaaaaaaatggaaagcaTTGAGGGTCTTAAATGCAAACACAGTTTGCTATGAAGTCAAAATTATGGATCTTATTAAACATTCTTAATGTAGTGtgatcatttttgttttctgtcagtataaatatctataaataaatagttatgttttgacaataatatcgtgtttttttttgtaattaggATTAATCAATATTTGTGAGTTAGCAATAAACATAGATTCGATAGttacaaatcaataaaattgaactTTCAACGAATGTCAAATTTCTTAACACCTTGTATGCAAACATTGACGAAACcagtaaattaaatatcttcaaaatGCAAGTTGTCTTTAAAATTTGAACTCACGacacaaaattttcattttctgctTTGTGACCAAAACAAAATAGCACGTGGGTACACTTGagattttgatatatttgatacgCGAACTAAAATGATTACACATAGCAATGCATAGGCCATACATGGAACGTCGACGAAAGCAAGCTTGATATCGTCTCCTCAAACATTGTGGCGCCTCAAAGTCATGATACGCGAATTGCGGAGCGACGGAGTGAGTGATATTAGCGTAGGGGAGGACGATAGTTATGATAACTAtactgttttaaatattaatattaatacatttttaatatttaatttgtatttatttctcaATGTGTGTCCCTGGTTAAATAAGGGATACTAGCTCGCTAATATATTTAATACAGAAACATTGTAAAatactgtcccaagtcatgagcctgtaatttaggggttgtcgtttgttgctgtgttatgtttttttttatcatacttaaTAAATACGTAAATAAGttaggccgttggttttctcgtttgaattgttttacattcggCATTTCATTTACTTGTATTGCTGACTAAGCGCGAAGGGTTTGCGCCTTGTCGAAGATCGTACGTTAAACTataaatttatgtgtcattctAGTCTCTTATGGAGCgttgttttattattacatgtataggCATACCatatctttgttttatattaagtCGATTAAGATGGATCTTTACATTCGATAAACTTTATATAATAACCACGACAATATCTGCCATATGGAAGACTGTTAAAAAACTTATGAAAATATGACTAAGTAATATATAACAGGAATACATACATTTGCATTGCAAAAAGCATTTACTTTTGCCATGTTTGTGCGAttataatatgtaaataaaggcaacagtagtataccgctgttcaaaactaataaatacatggcaaaaaattaaaatcggggtaacaaactaaaactgagggaaacgcattaaatataagaggagaacaaagaCACAAtactaaaatgtaacatacaAAGAAGCGGACCAAGTATtggtattgttgtttttttcctgtAACATATCTTTTATCCAACATTGCACTTCTCAATTGGATTTAAAATACTTTACTCAATGAAGTATGACAATAAATACTAAATATGAACACAAATATACTAATAatatttagtaattttttattatcaatgttAAAGTATCAGCCCCTCATTTGAAAGAACAAAGTCTCGCCAATACAGATAattatattggttttttttaacaggtAATAATGCTTTCACGTGCATGAAATAGGAGATAAAATGATGATACTTAAAGACGAAAAATGTGGTACAAAACAATGTTCTATGAATGGATCCAAAACTAAGTAAACATCTAGTATGAAAAACAGTAATCATCAAATTCACTTGtttctgttaaataaaaaatgataacacaCACATATTTAGaatgtttaaatttcacataTGAAACTTTTTTCCTGGTCGCAATACACATCAACTAGACGTCCTTTTTCTACGAAAAGTACCTTGACTAGAAAGTACTGCACAGTTTGCAGGTAAAGATGTAAACTTGTCGTCGTCATTGTCTGGTTGAAATGGTGTCTTAAAATTGAAGTAGTTCATTGAACTGGGTGTGATCCATTTCCACACTCCTTCGATTTCCAAATCTGATGCACCAACAAAAAACTGATATTCTGAGccattatctgaaaaaaaatcttatttgtttattttttgtattttaaaagtacttAGCATGCTTAGTTCTAGtactattaattttatttaatacatttagTACACAGtttagtatttctatttgtaaacaaacaatacacgtctctttttgtaaatagttaGTAGCCCTTACAAATAATAGAGGCTGACTTAATCAAAAGGACGTTCGCAAATCATAAGACAAAGAACAAATAACAAAGCAATTACAAAAAACGTCAAGCTAGTCAACGAAATATTAAACTGAAAACTATATAATAATgatatgataataataaatttggtggagatttgtctcattggcaatcctacaACATGcccttgtttttatattatccTAACAATG
Coding sequences within it:
- the LOC134693685 gene encoding C-type lectin domain family 6 member A-like yields the protein MWKNGIIGMLLLITTTRTFGSWTFEKLPTSLSSNQSAEYVFQYVSYSLEECAAICAQYYSCKSMYLHQDLCFGLSSWSTDSSNHGLVNTYTKRTQACSKTNFLVFNDLCLMISEIKLAWYDAQRYCENKGGHLIVLDTETKHNSCLDFICNFYDDKETNFFVGASDLETEGMWKWIIPNSMNYFKFKTPSQPNNYDHDFPSFSANCGTLVSNTGVLYDEYCSQTKKFICEI